Proteins encoded in a region of the Candidatus Nitrosomarinus catalina genome:
- a CDS encoding PqqD family peptide modification chaperone encodes MSTVSPNAIEESLKQCMDPEVPLNIVEMGLIYGIDVKENNDVDIKMTMTTQGCPLHETLVADATRFAKKVPGVNNVNIEIVWEPAWTMDKMTEEGKLKIKEMGAAGLNTPAPINYETALPQGVGKLVQQEDGSMVLANEHEQGFMVNQAIVDFWKSCNGQRKVTDLVEVFANQTGLQRNQVEKEVMQLLQQLRDGGLIAIAGQPDQPNVEFKK; translated from the coding sequence ATGAGTACAGTCTCTCCTAACGCAATCGAAGAATCTTTGAAACAATGTATGGATCCTGAAGTTCCTTTAAACATTGTAGAAATGGGACTGATTTATGGAATTGATGTTAAAGAAAATAATGATGTAGATATCAAAATGACGATGACTACTCAGGGTTGTCCTTTACATGAAACTTTAGTTGCAGATGCAACAAGATTTGCAAAAAAAGTTCCAGGTGTTAATAATGTCAATATTGAGATCGTATGGGAACCTGCATGGACAATGGATAAAATGACTGAAGAAGGAAAACTCAAAATTAAAGAAATGGGAGCTGCAGGATTAAACACTCCCGCACCAATTAATTATGAAACTGCCTTACCTCAGGGAGTTGGAAAATTAGTACAACAAGAAGATGGTTCAATGGTATTAGCTAATGAACATGAACAAGGATTTATGGTAAATCAGGCAATTGTTGATTTCTGGAAATCTTGTAATGGTCAACGTAAAGTAACAGATCTTGTAGAAGTTTTTGCTAATCAAACTGGCTTACAAAGAAATCAAGTTGAAAAAGAGGTAATGCAATTATTACAACAATTGCGTGATGGTGGATTAATTGCGATTGCAGGGCAACCAGATCAACCAAATGTTGAATTTAAAAAATAA
- a CDS encoding sugar phosphate isomerase/epimerase family protein → MKLGFSVNAFSNYTLLDAIEKISKTGYDGVEIVLDIPHVFLPITMEKIAQIKQSLIVNNVNVTNLNSNTVLGWSKNFSGEKFEPSLSNTNEKFRKWRLEYTKQSIDLAENLNCKSISITSGIQDLKNSQLCLDLFYDSLIQISQYAEKKNILIGIEYEPGLLIDNSNKVWNLISKDFKNLGLNLDTCHAAVNEENLSDIIQKFGKKIIHTHISDCKNNIHYHLLPGEGEIDFKKLYDSLNYISYSGFLTAELYTYYQSPEDAASKAFNYLKNLIK, encoded by the coding sequence ATGAAACTTGGATTTAGTGTAAATGCATTTTCTAATTACACTTTATTAGATGCCATTGAAAAAATATCAAAAACTGGATATGATGGGGTTGAAATTGTTCTAGACATACCTCATGTTTTTTTACCTATAACTATGGAAAAAATTGCTCAAATTAAACAATCTTTAATTGTAAATAACGTAAATGTAACAAATCTTAATTCTAACACTGTTCTTGGTTGGTCAAAAAATTTTTCTGGAGAAAAATTTGAACCATCATTATCAAATACTAATGAAAAATTTCGAAAATGGAGATTAGAATACACTAAACAATCTATCGATCTTGCTGAAAATCTTAATTGTAAATCTATTTCTATCACATCTGGTATTCAAGATTTAAAAAATTCTCAATTATGTTTAGATCTTTTTTATGATTCTTTAATTCAAATTAGTCAGTATGCCGAAAAAAAAAATATTTTAATTGGAATTGAATATGAACCTGGTCTTCTAATAGATAATTCTAATAAAGTATGGAATTTAATTTCTAAAGATTTTAAAAATCTTGGATTAAATCTTGATACCTGTCACGCTGCAGTTAATGAAGAAAATCTATCTGATATAATTCAAAAGTTTGGTAAAAAAATTATTCATACTCATATTAGTGATTGTAAAAATAACATTCATTATCATTTATTGCCCGGTGAGGGAGAAATTGATTTCAAAAAATTATATGATTCTTTAAATTACATTAGTTATTCTGGATTTCTTACTGCAGAATTATACACTTATTATCAATCTCCTGAAGATGCCGCGTCAAAGGCTTTTAATTATTTAAAAAATTTAATCAAATAA
- a CDS encoding TatD family hydrolase — MKFIDPHIHMYSRTTDDYQKMALSGIKAVIEPSFWLGQERTSYETLKDYWEYIITFEHNRAAEFGIDHYCAISINPKEANNKKFANDSLEIIEDFLVRDNVIALGEIGFDSMTKQEEDIFRKQLILADNLKIPIIIHTPHVNKLEGTKKTFEIIDELQIEQSRIILDHNNEETIELSLSYDVYSGITVYPNTKLSPFRAVNILKEFGTDKILINSSADWGVSDPLSVPKTALEMNSNGFSEKEIEKVLFLNPNTFFKQSKNYRSLE; from the coding sequence TTGAAATTCATTGATCCTCATATCCACATGTATTCTAGAACTACTGATGATTATCAAAAAATGGCCTTATCTGGAATTAAAGCAGTAATTGAACCATCCTTTTGGTTAGGTCAAGAACGTACATCTTATGAAACTTTAAAAGATTATTGGGAATATATTATAACTTTTGAACATAATAGGGCTGCTGAATTTGGTATTGATCATTATTGTGCAATTTCTATTAACCCAAAAGAAGCAAATAATAAAAAATTTGCAAATGATTCATTAGAAATTATTGAAGATTTTCTTGTTAGGGATAATGTAATTGCTTTAGGTGAAATAGGTTTTGATTCAATGACTAAACAGGAAGAAGATATTTTTAGAAAACAACTGATATTGGCTGATAATCTAAAAATTCCTATTATAATACACACACCACATGTGAATAAACTTGAAGGAACAAAGAAAACTTTTGAAATAATTGATGAATTACAAATCGAACAATCACGAATAATCTTAGATCATAATAATGAAGAAACTATTGAATTATCTCTTTCATATGATGTTTATTCTGGAATTACTGTTTATCCAAATACAAAATTAAGTCCTTTTCGTGCTGTAAATATATTAAAAGAATTTGGTACTGATAAAATTTTGATAAATAGTTCTGCAGATTGGGGCGTATCTGATCCATTAAGTGTTCCTAAAACTGCTCTTGAAATGAATTCAAATGGATTCAGTGAAAAAGAAATTGAAAAAGTTTTGTTTTTAAATCCAAATACTTTTTTTAAACAATCTAAAAATTACCGTTCTCTTGAATAA
- a CDS encoding sugar phosphate isomerase/epimerase family protein, giving the protein MKLAFSSNAYRNYSIEDCIDSIHFAGYDSIEIMCDVPHAFPPLPNEKIQSIHNSLKKNSMSISNLNGFMMTAIDDFHHPSWIEESKTYRQKRIDHTKNCLYLASLLGAKSVSTEPGGPKTNQSSEKELEIFQEGLLEVLPLAEDLGVHLLIEPEPELLIENSSQFVRFIEKFDSKYLGLNFDIGHFFCVNEDPEKLIINLHDYIKHIHLEDIAYSKKHHHLIPGHGAIDFKKFFTSLNSINYTGYVTVELYPYQNNPQDAAIESMTYLKSLIENV; this is encoded by the coding sequence ATGAAACTTGCATTTAGCTCAAATGCATATAGAAATTATTCCATTGAAGACTGTATTGATTCAATTCATTTTGCTGGTTATGATTCAATAGAAATTATGTGTGATGTGCCTCATGCTTTTCCTCCTCTTCCCAATGAAAAAATTCAATCAATTCATAATTCTCTTAAAAAAAATTCTATGTCTATTTCAAATCTAAATGGATTTATGATGACTGCTATAGATGATTTTCATCATCCATCTTGGATTGAAGAATCCAAAACATATAGACAAAAAAGAATAGATCATACTAAAAATTGTTTATACTTAGCTAGTTTACTGGGTGCAAAATCTGTTTCTACAGAACCTGGTGGTCCTAAAACAAATCAATCATCTGAAAAAGAATTAGAAATTTTTCAAGAGGGTTTACTTGAAGTTCTACCTTTAGCTGAAGATTTGGGTGTCCATTTACTTATAGAACCTGAACCTGAATTATTAATAGAAAATTCAAGTCAATTTGTTAGATTTATTGAAAAGTTCGATTCAAAATATTTAGGGTTAAATTTTGATATCGGACATTTTTTTTGTGTAAATGAAGATCCTGAAAAATTAATTATTAATTTACATGATTACATCAAGCATATTCATTTAGAAGATATTGCATATTCAAAAAAACATCATCATTTAATTCCTGGTCATGGCGCAATTGATTTTAAAAAATTTTTTACTTCATTAAATTCTATTAATTATACTGGATATGTTACGGTTGAACTTTATCCTTATCAAAATAATCCTCAAGATGCAGCAATAGAATCTATGACCTATCTAAAATCTTTAATTGAAAATGTTTAA
- a CDS encoding UbiA family prenyltransferase: MFKEYLQLIRLPGIFTAFSNVLVGYFFSFTFNSEIFLLPYLLTTSGMLFCSGMIFNDYFDYDLDKKERSLRPLASGKISKKNALLIGFIFLIMANISASFLGFDSLIISLILTCAILFYNFKLKSISFLGIINLSIIRMLNILLGFSIIGISFQYIQYLIPLGIFVFGISILAKNEVKSNQIIYKKLNKIMIITTIACVSIFVVNNFQFESLLFLGLFSSLSLYSLFFKKIQNQITFQLLLIILLDSIIISFFVPLQFPIFVSLLILPAYAISKKLYLT; encoded by the coding sequence ATGTTTAAGGAATATTTACAACTGATAAGACTTCCTGGTATTTTTACAGCATTTAGTAATGTTTTGGTAGGTTACTTTTTTTCATTCACATTTAATTCTGAAATATTTCTTTTACCCTATCTTCTTACTACTTCAGGCATGTTATTTTGTTCAGGCATGATTTTTAATGATTATTTTGATTATGATCTTGATAAAAAAGAAAGATCATTAAGGCCTTTAGCTTCAGGAAAAATTTCAAAAAAAAATGCATTATTAATTGGATTCATTTTTCTCATAATGGCAAATATTTCTGCTTCATTTCTTGGATTTGACTCATTAATTATTTCATTAATTTTAACATGTGCAATATTATTTTATAATTTTAAATTAAAATCTATTTCATTCTTAGGGATTATTAATTTATCAATAATTAGAATGTTAAATATTTTATTAGGATTCTCAATTATTGGTATTTCTTTTCAATATATTCAATATTTGATCCCTTTAGGAATTTTTGTCTTTGGAATTAGTATACTTGCTAAAAATGAAGTAAAATCAAATCAAATAATTTATAAAAAATTGAATAAAATTATGATTATTACTACTATTGCATGTGTATCTATTTTCGTAGTTAATAATTTTCAATTTGAATCATTACTATTTTTAGGATTATTTTCTTCTTTATCTCTATATTCTTTGTTTTTTAAAAAAATTCAAAATCAAATTACATTTCAATTACTATTAATTATTTTATTAGATTCTATCATAATTTCATTTTTTGTACCTTTACAATTTCCTATCTTTGTATCGTTACTAATTTTACCTGCATATGCTATATCAAAAAAATTGTATCTAACATAA
- a CDS encoding alkaline phosphatase family protein, with translation MKKLIVLDIVGLSKKQYTEIKPQNISKILEMGSVSSFKPSFPAVTCSVQASIFSGTYPSEHGIISNGYYDQILKHVSFWEQSSDLVNSPRIWDTLKKKLPDFKSGLLFLQNSLYANSDVVITPKPIHLDDKMIMWCYSKPENFYEKISESIGNFDLKSYWGPFSSIQSSTWIINSAKKTIETHKPDLLIIYLPHLDYTSQKFGPDSDEFKDSVMELDNLLGDFSLFLNQEFNDEYEIIILSEYTFNSVSKSISPNLILRQAGLLSTRRIEGKDYIDYEFSKAFAMVDHQIAHIYINPGYEDEVYQILKNKNLGIILDSKLQKELKINHQKSGNLILCANTDSWFNYYWWDDVKYAPDFTFSVDIHRKPGYDPLELFFDFKTKQISHDTSLIKGSHGLIPTDDNLPLIGTSFNSNLDKIVSAIDIKQLIENFFK, from the coding sequence ATGAAAAAATTAATTGTTTTAGATATTGTGGGTTTATCAAAAAAACAATATACTGAAATAAAACCTCAAAATATTTCTAAAATTTTAGAAATGGGTTCTGTTTCTTCGTTTAAACCTTCTTTTCCTGCAGTTACATGTAGTGTTCAAGCATCAATTTTTTCTGGAACTTATCCTTCTGAACATGGAATAATATCTAATGGATACTATGACCAAATTTTGAAGCATGTGTCTTTTTGGGAACAATCATCTGATTTAGTAAATTCACCTAGAATTTGGGATACATTAAAAAAAAAATTACCTGACTTCAAATCTGGATTGTTATTTTTACAAAATTCCCTTTATGCTAACTCTGATGTAGTAATCACTCCAAAACCTATTCACCTTGATGATAAAATGATTATGTGGTGTTATTCTAAACCAGAAAATTTTTATGAAAAAATTAGTGAATCTATTGGTAATTTTGATCTTAAATCCTATTGGGGTCCATTTTCATCGATACAATCTAGTACTTGGATAATTAATTCAGCAAAAAAAACTATTGAGACTCATAAACCTGATCTTTTGATTATTTATCTTCCACACCTTGACTACACTTCTCAAAAATTTGGTCCTGACAGTGATGAATTCAAAGACAGTGTAATGGAATTAGATAATCTATTGGGTGATTTTTCACTCTTTTTGAATCAAGAATTTAATGATGAATATGAAATTATTATTTTATCTGAGTATACTTTTAATTCAGTCAGTAAATCTATTTCCCCGAATTTAATCTTACGACAAGCTGGATTACTTTCTACTAGAAGAATTGAAGGAAAAGATTACATCGATTATGAATTTAGTAAAGCATTTGCAATGGTTGATCATCAGATTGCTCATATTTACATTAATCCTGGTTATGAGGATGAGGTTTATCAAATTCTAAAAAATAAAAATTTAGGAATAATTTTGGACTCAAAATTACAAAAGGAATTAAAAATCAATCATCAAAAAAGTGGAAATTTAATTTTATGCGCTAATACTGATTCATGGTTCAATTATTATTGGTGGGATGATGTCAAATATGCACCTGATTTCACATTTTCTGTAGATATTCATAGAAAACCCGGTTATGATCCACTGGAATTATTTTTTGATTTTAAAACTAAACAAATATCCCATGATACTTCGTTAATAAAAGGCTCACATGGATTAATTCCAACAGATGATAATCTACCTCTAATTGGAACTTCATTTAATTCGAATCTTGATAAAATAGTATCTGCTATAGACATAAAACAGTTAATTGAGAATTTTTTTAAATAA
- a CDS encoding alcohol dehydrogenase catalytic domain-containing protein has product MKVVSIKAKVPVIENHKEETCGEDEIIVKLKACGICGSDIGNIFEKSSKPTHKIGHEISGIVSQIGKKIKDYQIGEKIIINHHCPCENCHYCLHGNETMCEKFTEEINPCGLAEKFKISNWIIQKKGIFKIPEKMSFNEATLIEPLACCLRAWKKIHVQRNDSIMIFGFGLIGIFHSIIAKQNGLKTTIVDNDDFRKKFGKNEKLGKNFLNFKNTEFKKYNEKIDLCIIANHDITCVNVAVNVLRKGGTILFFGEPRENSIIKLDMSLIYSKEIKIITSYSATNNNFFDAMNFISKNKIKLKKFITHEFKIEDAVKGIKIAKKGKKRIKVIITANK; this is encoded by the coding sequence ATGAAAGTAGTTTCAATCAAAGCAAAAGTACCAGTAATAGAAAATCATAAAGAAGAAACTTGTGGAGAAGATGAAATTATTGTCAAATTAAAAGCATGTGGTATTTGTGGTTCAGATATTGGAAATATTTTTGAAAAATCATCAAAACCTACTCATAAAATAGGTCATGAAATTTCAGGAATAGTCTCACAAATTGGTAAAAAAATTAAAGATTATCAAATAGGAGAGAAAATAATTATCAATCATCATTGTCCATGTGAAAATTGTCATTATTGTTTACATGGAAATGAAACAATGTGTGAAAAATTTACTGAAGAAATTAATCCGTGTGGATTAGCAGAAAAATTTAAAATTTCAAATTGGATAATTCAAAAAAAGGGAATTTTTAAAATTCCAGAAAAAATGTCGTTTAATGAAGCAACTCTGATAGAACCTTTAGCATGTTGTTTAAGAGCATGGAAAAAAATTCATGTACAAAGAAATGATTCAATAATGATATTTGGGTTTGGATTAATAGGAATTTTTCATTCAATAATTGCTAAGCAAAATGGACTTAAAACAACAATTGTTGATAATGATGATTTTAGAAAAAAATTTGGAAAAAATGAAAAATTAGGCAAGAATTTTTTAAATTTTAAAAATACAGAATTTAAAAAATATAATGAAAAAATTGATTTATGTATAATTGCAAATCACGATATAACATGCGTTAATGTAGCTGTAAATGTATTAAGAAAAGGTGGAACAATATTATTTTTTGGAGAACCTAGAGAAAATTCAATAATCAAATTAGACATGTCGTTAATTTATTCTAAAGAAATTAAAATAATTACCAGTTATTCTGCTACAAATAATAATTTTTTTGATGCAATGAATTTTATTTCAAAAAATAAAATTAAATTAAAAAAATTTATCACTCATGAATTTAAAATTGAAGATGCAGTAAAAGGTATAAAAATTGCAAAAAAAGGTAAAAAAAGAATTAAAGTGATAATTACTGCAAATAAATAA
- a CDS encoding SDR family oxidoreductase has product MTKAIVLGGSRGIGKAISDSLKTIDIDVFATSQKDIDTSNLNSVKEFLKINNETDILILNTGGPKPKPFSTVTEEDWNKYHNQLFLGFVTILQNIKLNDGGYIFLISSNVIKEPNEKLIISSAYRAAFSEVFKVLSKEYAQNNISCINIAPGPINTDRTQELIENVEEFEKTLPMKRLGKPEEIGNFVKAIIENDIKYLSGVTINFDGANSNYIF; this is encoded by the coding sequence ATGACTAAAGCAATAGTTTTGGGTGGTTCTCGTGGGATTGGAAAAGCAATTTCAGATTCTTTAAAAACAATAGATATTGATGTTTTTGCAACTTCTCAAAAAGATATCGATACATCAAATTTGAATAGTGTCAAAGAATTTTTGAAAATAAATAATGAAACAGATATCTTAATTCTAAATACCGGAGGTCCAAAACCAAAACCATTTTCAACAGTTACTGAAGAAGATTGGAATAAGTATCACAATCAATTATTTCTAGGATTTGTTACCATATTACAAAATATCAAACTAAATGATGGAGGATACATATTTTTGATTAGCTCAAATGTAATAAAAGAACCAAATGAAAAATTAATTATTTCGTCAGCATATAGAGCAGCATTTTCAGAAGTTTTCAAAGTTTTGAGTAAAGAATATGCTCAAAATAATATTAGTTGTATCAATATTGCACCAGGACCAATTAACACAGATAGAACTCAAGAGCTTATTGAAAATGTAGAGGAATTTGAGAAAACATTACCAATGAAAAGACTTGGAAAACCTGAAGAGATTGGAAATTTTGTGAAAGCAATTATTGAAAACGATATCAAATATCTTTCAGGTGTAACAATAAATTTTGATGGTGCAAACTCAAATTATATATTTTAA
- the cyoE gene encoding heme o synthase, whose product MQEQTTGSRVAVYYELTKPKIWYLLVFTAFGAALTASNIYNIPISIETWALMLFSVAAGSAAANTLTNYHDRDIDAIMERTKDRPLPSKRIYPAVKARNFGLALAGISLVLAFAISFTTTLEQGIWATIFIAFALVNNIIVYSYVLKRNSRTNIILGGLCGGSPPMIGWVAVTMSDLWTMGLAMAGLVFIWIPMHIWALTLHFKEDYNKVNVPMLTAVQSEKTSARAIALSTVVMVLFSIAPFFITTENGENMVGDVYLWTAIASGALMLGLSVWVTVKPMETAAWTLFKFSSPYLAVLFIALMVDSAL is encoded by the coding sequence TTGCAAGAACAGACAACTGGTTCAAGAGTCGCAGTTTATTATGAATTAACAAAACCAAAAATTTGGTATCTACTGGTATTTACTGCATTTGGTGCAGCATTGACAGCATCAAATATTTACAATATTCCAATTTCAATTGAGACTTGGGCATTAATGTTATTTTCAGTTGCAGCAGGTTCTGCAGCAGCTAATACTTTGACAAACTATCACGATAGAGATATTGATGCAATCATGGAAAGAACAAAAGATAGACCCCTTCCATCAAAGAGAATTTACCCTGCAGTTAAAGCAAGAAATTTTGGATTGGCATTGGCAGGCATATCATTGGTATTGGCTTTTGCAATTTCATTTACTACAACATTAGAGCAAGGAATATGGGCAACAATTTTCATTGCATTTGCATTAGTAAACAACATTATTGTTTATTCATATGTGCTAAAACGAAATTCTAGAACCAATATTATTTTAGGAGGACTATGTGGAGGTTCGCCTCCAATGATTGGTTGGGTAGCAGTAACTATGTCAGATTTATGGACAATGGGTCTTGCAATGGCTGGATTAGTGTTTATTTGGATTCCAATGCATATTTGGGCTTTAACATTACATTTCAAAGAAGATTATAACAAAGTAAATGTTCCAATGTTAACTGCAGTACAATCAGAAAAAACATCAGCAAGAGCTATTGCATTATCAACAGTTGTCATGGTATTATTTTCAATTGCACCATTTTTCATCACAACTGAAAATGGTGAAAATATGGTAGGTGATGTTTATTTGTGGACTGCAATTGCATCAGGAGCACTAATGTTAGGATTATCAGTTTGGGTTACAGTAAAACCAATGGAGACAGCTGCATGGACATTGTTTAAGTTTTCAAGTCCATATTTGGCTGTATTATTTATTGCATTAATGGTAGACTCTGCATTATAA
- a CDS encoding Lrp/AsnC family transcriptional regulator yields the protein MIERFTIDVNDAELGYEVKALTGINIDTKQRDNVIEQLFKIDGVREVAEVTGRFDILVTMYSRSLDQMHKMVSEKIGRVEGIQSSESFIEMKSRTKAMPYMPSNTGE from the coding sequence TTGATTGAACGTTTTACCATAGATGTTAATGATGCAGAATTAGGTTATGAAGTAAAAGCATTAACTGGAATTAATATCGATACCAAACAAAGAGATAATGTTATTGAACAATTATTCAAAATTGATGGAGTTAGAGAAGTTGCAGAAGTTACAGGTAGATTTGACATTTTAGTAACAATGTATTCAAGATCATTGGATCAAATGCACAAAATGGTTTCAGAGAAAATTGGAAGGGTTGAAGGAATTCAATCATCAGAGTCATTTATCGAGATGAAATCACGAACGAAAGCAATGCCATATATGCCATCAAATACTGGTGAATAA
- the asd gene encoding aspartate-semialdehyde dehydrogenase, whose protein sequence is MEKKKVAIIGVTGSVGQEFVQSLNDHPWFEVTQIAASERSAGKNYLEAIRNEGGIIMWDVGGEIPEYIKSMTVKKVDELDTSQLDLVFSAVESQAAIDIETKMAAELPVVSTSSAYRYEDDVPILIPGINDEQTELLETQKKNRNWKGFVAPLPNCTTTGLAITLKPLLEQYGAKKVMMTSMQAISGGGKSGVSAMGITDNILPYIPKEEGKVRLETRKILGKLVDGKIIDADIRISCTCTRVPVIDGHTESVFVETTKEIDPSKAKETYNQSNKDISVLGLPSAPKDYYAFHEDPTRPQPRMERTVGDGMTTTIGRVEKEELFDNGLKYMLFSHNKKMGSAKGAVLLAEMLYKKGKI, encoded by the coding sequence ATGGAGAAGAAAAAAGTTGCAATTATAGGGGTTACAGGTTCAGTAGGTCAAGAATTTGTACAATCATTAAATGATCATCCATGGTTTGAGGTGACTCAAATTGCAGCTTCAGAACGTTCTGCAGGTAAAAATTATCTTGAGGCTATTAGAAATGAAGGAGGAATTATCATGTGGGATGTAGGCGGAGAAATCCCAGAATATATCAAATCAATGACGGTTAAGAAAGTGGACGAATTAGATACATCACAATTAGACTTGGTATTCTCAGCAGTAGAATCACAAGCTGCAATAGACATTGAGACTAAAATGGCAGCAGAATTACCAGTAGTTTCAACTAGCTCTGCATATAGATACGAAGATGATGTTCCAATTCTCATTCCAGGAATTAACGATGAACAAACTGAATTATTAGAGACTCAAAAGAAAAATCGTAACTGGAAAGGATTTGTGGCACCACTACCAAATTGTACCACTACAGGATTAGCAATTACACTAAAACCACTACTTGAACAATATGGAGCAAAAAAAGTTATGATGACTTCAATGCAAGCAATTTCTGGTGGAGGAAAATCAGGTGTTTCAGCAATGGGAATTACAGATAACATTTTACCATATATTCCAAAAGAAGAAGGAAAAGTTAGATTAGAAACGAGAAAAATTTTAGGAAAACTAGTTGATGGTAAAATCATAGATGCAGATATTAGAATTAGTTGTACTTGCACTAGAGTTCCAGTAATTGATGGTCATACTGAATCAGTTTTTGTAGAAACAACAAAAGAAATTGATCCTTCAAAAGCTAAAGAAACTTACAATCAAAGTAACAAAGACATCTCAGTATTAGGATTACCTTCTGCTCCTAAAGATTACTATGCATTTCACGAAGATCCAACAAGGCCACAACCTAGAATGGAAAGAACTGTAGGTGATGGAATGACTACAACAATTGGAAGAGTTGAAAAAGAAGAATTATTTGATAATGGTTTGAAATACATGCTATTTTCACACAACAAGAAAATGGGTTCTGCAAAAGGAGCTGTTCTTTTAGCAGAAATGTTATACAAAAAAGGTAAAATTTAG
- a CDS encoding pyridoxal phosphate-dependent aminotransferase, which produces MKINTKSSIRRHSPVIHGGKIPSKNSDQIIIDFSSNITPLGIPNSVKSIIKKNLDKVQFYPDPYSETVISSLEKYTHLSKSNIIVGNGAIEILYNFCYAFLSKTTKVLIHVPTFQEYETAVKLNDCKISYFKSLNLSTDIDSFISQIPKNGCIFLCNPNNPTGELLSKKELLSIILKAKKLKTLVFIDECFIELVPDSNESVISYVKKYDNLFILRSLTKSFGLPGIRIGYACGSKEIIKILQKIKIPWSVNSLAQDAANEVIKNKSHINKSNLIIKKELKYLNNSISSINGFECIPSSTNFILIKTKYNSTKLQTKLLKNKILIRDCKNFRGLDEHYIRIAVKSHKDNVKLVSALEKIK; this is translated from the coding sequence GTGAAAATAAACACAAAATCATCTATTCGTAGACATTCTCCTGTAATTCATGGAGGAAAAATTCCTTCAAAAAATAGCGATCAGATAATTATTGATTTTAGTTCAAATATTACTCCTTTAGGAATTCCAAATTCCGTAAAATCAATAATTAAAAAAAATTTGGATAAAGTTCAATTTTATCCAGATCCATATTCAGAAACTGTAATTTCAAGTTTAGAAAAATATACTCATTTATCTAAATCAAATATTATTGTTGGAAATGGTGCAATTGAAATCCTCTATAATTTTTGTTATGCATTTTTATCAAAAACAACTAAAGTATTAATTCACGTTCCAACATTTCAAGAATATGAAACAGCAGTCAAACTAAATGACTGTAAAATTTCATATTTTAAATCATTAAATCTGTCTACTGACATAGATTCATTTATTTCACAAATTCCAAAAAATGGATGCATTTTTTTATGTAATCCTAACAATCCTACTGGAGAATTACTATCAAAAAAAGAATTATTGTCTATAATTCTTAAAGCAAAAAAATTAAAAACTTTAGTTTTCATTGATGAATGTTTTATTGAATTAGTTCCTGATTCCAATGAATCTGTAATATCATATGTAAAAAAATATGATAATCTTTTCATCCTAAGATCTTTAACTAAATCATTTGGTTTGCCTGGAATAAGAATTGGATATGCTTGTGGTTCTAAAGAAATAATTAAAATCTTACAAAAAATAAAAATCCCATGGAGTGTAAATTCTTTGGCACAAGATGCTGCAAATGAAGTAATTAAAAATAAATCTCATATCAATAAATCTAATTTAATAATTAAAAAAGAATTAAAATATTTGAATAATTCAATTTCTTCTATTAACGGATTTGAATGTATTCCATCTTCGACTAATTTTATTTTAATTAAAACAAAATATAATTCGACAAAATTACAAACAAAATTATTAAAAAATAAAATTTTAATTCGTGATTGTAAAAATTTTAGAGGATTAGATGAACATTATATTCGAATAGCAGTAAAATCCCATAAAGATAATGTCAAATTAGTTTCTGCATTGGAGAAGATTAAATGA